A DNA window from Ostrea edulis chromosome 5, xbOstEdul1.1, whole genome shotgun sequence contains the following coding sequences:
- the LOC125649807 gene encoding galaxin-like: protein MEIVYWFLRSLLFLYMSSVHLGFVESCVFNEESKSPDRVRQLCCSVNQSVQTYHTRTEICCNGTVHERRGKSCCNGELFNPMEKICCNDTLHPRRNRVCCGNTLYRSTGSSSICCGGKLNPTQGVGCCGGKQLFNSSQLCCEHDGVFQVASSKNRDCCKAKYYDVTAEHCVDDQILSLDENLCGTEIYNTSQKICCDQMLHYIPTSLYLPDCCGVHLYNRTEQRCCKGFKILAPIDQECCGQGYINSSTDMCCNGVAHKQVTDGICCGTDRIIKVTEGCCGARSYNLSTHQCCRDENTIPLWQSCCGLYGYHNATQLCCKDRTIINKTQEGDKHCCHTLNDSLISYGDHVPAACDIYFGGRKDRQRNKGENLHSLCRVCLRSQRRIMTHIRSGIEAVCKKHTFTVLVTSRTMLGRFWKMQANFLKHEKTVRNDVTLIIPCKCSQLNRTTNSEFVLLTDSEVEGKTLRLGDSDVFLPHHFALVETIERKQRECWKSNISIFVRRVRKRINAFLDELLYAS from the exons ATGGAGATTGTATATTGGTTTCTGAGATCTCTATTGTTCCTGTACATGTCCAGTG TTCATCTAGGCTTCGTAGAATCCTGTGTTTTCAATGAAGAATCGAAGTCTCCCGACCGAGTCCGTCAACTTTGCTGCTCTGTAAACCAATCAGTGCAAACATACCACACTAGGACGGAGATCTGCTGCAATGGAACTGTTCACGAGAGACGAGGAAAATCGTGTTGCAACG GAGAACTTTTCAACCCAATGGAGAAAATTTGCTGCAATGATACGCTACATCCCAGACGTAATAGAGTTTGTTGTGGGAACACTCTGTACAGGTCCACGGGATCCTCCTCCATTTGCTGCGGGGGAAAACTCAATCCAACACAGG gtgtcGGATGTTGCGGAGGAAAGCAGTTGTTTAATTCTTCTCAACTCTGCTGTGAACATGACGGTGTCTTCCAAGTGGCCTCATCTAAGAACAGAGACTGTTGTAAGGCGAAATATTACGATGTAACCGCAGAACACTGCGTAGATGACCAGATTCTTAGTTTAGATGAAAATTTATGTGGCactgaaatatataacacaTCACAGAAAATATGTTGTGACCAGATGTTGCACTACATTCCTACCTCTCTCTACCTGCCCGACTGTTGCGGGGTTCATTTGTATAACAGGACTGAACAAAGGTGCTGCAAGGGTTTTAAGATTCTAGCGCCGATTGATCAAGAGTGCTGTGGTCAAG GCTATATAAACTCCTCTACTGATATGTGTTGCAATGGGGTTGCTCACAAACAAGTTACAGATGGAATCTGTTGTGGAACGGATAGGATCATTAAGGTGACAGAAGGTTGCTGTGGCGCCAGGTCCTACAATCTGTCTACTCACCAGTGTTGCA GAGACGAAAACACCATACCTTTGTGGCAAAGCTGTTGCGGTCTGTATGGTTACCACAATGCGACACAATTGTGTTGTAAAGATCGGACAATTATAAATAAAACGCAGGAGGGTGACAAGCATTGCTGTCACACATTAAATGATTCCTTAATTTCTTATGGTGATCACGTACCCGCTGCATGCGACATCTATTTCGGTGGGAGAAAAGATAG GCAACGAAATAAAGGAGAAAATCTCCACAGTCTGTGTAGAGTATGTTTACGCAGTCAGCGACGTATTATGACGCACATCAGGTCTGGAATAGAAGCAGTCTGCAAGAAACACA CATTCACAGTATTAGTGACGTCTAGGACGATGCTAGGGAGATTTTGGAAAATGCAAGCTAACTTTCTGAAACATGAGAAAACCGTGAGAAATGACGTCACACTGATTATTCCCTGCAAGTGTTCACAGCTGAATAGGACCACGAATTCTGAATTCGTATTACTGACTGATAGCGAAGTAGAGGGAAAGACATTAAGATTAGGAGACAGCGATGTCTTCTTGCCACACCATTTCGCATTAGTGGAAACAATCGAACGTAAACAACGAGAATGTTGGAAatcaaatatttccatttttgtcAGGAGGGTCAGAAAACGAATTAACGCCTTCTTAGATGAACTATTATATGCAAGTTAA